From the Streptomyces sp. Tu 2975 genome, one window contains:
- a CDS encoding DUF5914 domain-containing protein has product MTGPRGPRRYTLPVRSRRRTRWEQQTPTWREARPSLIADALKRSAARPSGNWYVIGASRDVGSEGRPFGRTVGGVEVVAWRTASGELRAGPGACPHLGAPLRESRIVCGTVVCHWHGLSLDGRPFAGWDPFPAHDDGVLAWVRLDDVGGEPPLDRPVVPPRPSGGTVDAVFTAVGRCEPEDVVANRLDPWHGSWFHPYSFVDLTVLRVPESDADEDAFTVDVSFKLAGRLVVPVRAEFTSPEPRTVVMRITEGEGATSVVETHATPLDPGPDGSPRTAVIEAVVAVSDRSGFAVARAAAPALRPLIRWAAGRLWRDDLAYAERRRLLRSTGRFPG; this is encoded by the coding sequence ATGACGGGGCCTCGGGGACCGCGGCGGTACACCCTGCCCGTGCGGTCGCGTCGCCGGACCCGCTGGGAACAGCAGACGCCGACATGGCGCGAGGCCAGGCCGTCGCTCATCGCGGACGCGCTGAAGCGCTCGGCGGCACGGCCGTCCGGCAACTGGTACGTCATCGGCGCCTCTCGGGACGTCGGCAGCGAGGGACGCCCGTTCGGGCGGACGGTCGGCGGCGTGGAGGTCGTCGCCTGGCGCACCGCCTCGGGCGAGCTGAGGGCCGGGCCGGGCGCCTGCCCGCACCTTGGCGCTCCACTGCGGGAGAGCCGGATCGTGTGCGGCACCGTGGTGTGCCACTGGCACGGACTTTCCTTGGACGGCCGCCCGTTCGCCGGCTGGGACCCGTTCCCCGCCCACGACGACGGTGTGCTCGCCTGGGTGCGTCTCGACGACGTCGGCGGGGAGCCGCCGCTCGACCGGCCGGTGGTGCCGCCGCGTCCGAGCGGCGGCACTGTCGACGCCGTGTTCACCGCCGTGGGCCGCTGCGAGCCGGAGGACGTGGTGGCCAACCGCCTGGACCCGTGGCACGGGTCCTGGTTCCACCCGTACTCCTTCGTGGACCTGACCGTCCTGCGGGTCCCTGAGAGCGACGCGGACGAGGACGCCTTCACCGTCGACGTGTCGTTCAAGCTCGCCGGGCGGCTGGTCGTTCCCGTGCGGGCGGAGTTCACCTCGCCTGAGCCGCGCACGGTCGTCATGCGCATCACCGAGGGCGAGGGCGCGACGTCCGTCGTGGAGACGCACGCCACGCCGCTGGACCCCGGCCCTGACGGCAGTCCGCGTACGGCCGTGATCGAAGCCGTCGTCGCCGTCTCCGACCGCAGCGGATTCGCCGTGGCACGGGCGGCGGCCCCTGCTCTCCGGCCGCTGATCCGGTGGGCGGCGGGGCGCCTGTGGCGCGACGACCTCGCGTACGCGGAACGGCGCCGGCTGCTGCGCAGCACGGGCCGGTTCCCGGGCTGA
- a CDS encoding sigma-70 family RNA polymerase sigma factor, with the protein MSATPVKVPASALYAPVEETRESERLAQGLLLGDEQVFAAIYRRWGAMVHTMATRTLGDAKEAEDVTQQVFLAAWRGRAGFRPERGPLGAWLVGITRRKVVDALAARTRRARIAGAAAAELPAVERWEANPEAVLDQVLVADELRRLPPAQREILALAFYGDLTQVQIAQRTGLPLGTVKSHARRGMHLLRRRVEEARLRY; encoded by the coding sequence ATGAGTGCAACGCCGGTGAAGGTGCCCGCAAGCGCCCTGTACGCGCCCGTCGAGGAGACGAGGGAGTCCGAGCGGCTCGCCCAGGGGCTGCTGCTCGGGGACGAGCAGGTGTTCGCCGCGATCTATCGCCGGTGGGGAGCCATGGTGCACACCATGGCCACCCGCACCCTCGGTGATGCCAAAGAGGCCGAGGACGTCACCCAGCAGGTCTTCCTCGCGGCATGGCGGGGGCGGGCCGGCTTCCGCCCGGAGCGCGGACCGCTGGGCGCCTGGCTGGTCGGTATAACCCGGCGCAAAGTCGTGGACGCGCTGGCGGCACGCACGCGCAGGGCCCGGATCGCCGGCGCCGCGGCGGCCGAGCTGCCGGCCGTGGAGCGGTGGGAGGCGAACCCTGAGGCGGTCCTCGATCAGGTGCTCGTCGCGGACGAGCTGCGCAGGCTGCCTCCGGCGCAACGGGAAATCCTCGCCCTGGCCTTCTACGGCGACCTCACCCAGGTCCAGATCGCGCAGCGTACGGGCCTGCCGCTGGGGACGGTGAAAAGTCACGCCCGGCGCGGAATGCACCTGCTGCGCCGCCGTGTCGAGGAGGCACGTCTGCGGTACTGA
- a CDS encoding MerR family transcriptional regulator — MDGTDDSRPGTGAGLTTGAVARRFGVAPTTLRSWDQRYGIGPAAHEGGKHRRWTAADLALLERMCALTNAGLPPAEAARVARAETRTALEPKAPGVDGGPSAPAPDGPAAPRSTARRRAGSGLQLGDARVECKGLARAALRLDSHAVDRLLEAVIAEHGIVAAWTEVVVPTLRAVGRKWESSGEKYVEVEHLLSWHVSSALHRRRAVPDEGPTADPVVLACVPGETHTLPLEALAAALGERGLPVRMFGAALPAEALIEAVRRTGPSAVALWAQSRTTASRPLAQHVAHMTWGVRGARRQPAVLTVGPGWTAPLVPGTLHPLGLREAVDTVASVLGR; from the coding sequence GTGGACGGTACGGACGACTCGCGCCCGGGAACGGGCGCCGGTCTCACCACCGGCGCGGTGGCGCGTCGCTTCGGCGTCGCCCCCACCACCCTGCGCTCCTGGGACCAGCGGTACGGCATCGGGCCGGCCGCGCACGAGGGCGGCAAGCACCGGCGGTGGACCGCCGCGGACCTGGCGCTCCTGGAGCGCATGTGCGCCCTCACCAACGCGGGCCTGCCGCCGGCCGAGGCCGCTCGCGTCGCTCGCGCGGAGACACGTACCGCGCTGGAGCCGAAGGCCCCCGGCGTCGACGGCGGCCCGAGCGCCCCCGCTCCCGACGGTCCGGCCGCGCCACGTTCCACGGCACGCCGCCGCGCCGGAAGCGGGCTTCAGTTGGGGGACGCCCGGGTGGAGTGCAAGGGGCTGGCCCGCGCGGCGCTGCGCCTCGACTCGCACGCCGTGGACCGCCTGCTGGAAGCGGTGATCGCGGAGCACGGCATCGTGGCGGCCTGGACGGAGGTCGTCGTCCCGACGCTGAGGGCCGTCGGCCGCAAATGGGAGAGCTCGGGCGAGAAGTACGTCGAGGTGGAGCACCTGCTGTCATGGCACGTCTCCAGCGCCCTGCACCGCCGCCGGGCCGTCCCCGACGAAGGTCCGACCGCGGATCCTGTCGTGCTCGCGTGCGTCCCCGGCGAGACCCACACCCTGCCGCTCGAGGCTCTCGCAGCTGCCCTCGGCGAGCGGGGGCTGCCGGTCCGCATGTTCGGCGCCGCGCTGCCTGCCGAGGCCCTGATCGAGGCGGTCCGCAGAACCGGCCCGAGCGCTGTCGCGCTGTGGGCGCAGTCAAGGACGACGGCGAGCCGACCGCTCGCCCAGCACGTCGCGCACATGACCTGGGGCGTGAGGGGGGCCCGCCGGCAGCCGGCGGTGCTGACGGTGGGCCCGGGATGGACGGCGCCGCTCGTGCCCGGAACGCTGCACCCGCTCGGGCTCCGTGAAGCGGTGGACACGGTCGCCTCGGTCCTCGGCCGCTGA
- a CDS encoding FAD-dependent oxidoreductase has product MAAPGLRRVDGPAPRAAVVGAGIAGLAATTALAERGVKVTLHEQGPGLGGRLAGWRTELADGSRVTMSRGFHAFFRQYYNLRGLLRRADPSLSVLRPLPDYPLRHRSGLTDSFAHVPRTPPWSAVGFAALSPTFGWRDLAAMRPRAALPLFDVRVPEVYERFDTVSAHDFLDSVDFPPAAHHLAFEVFSRSFFSDPRELSAAELLLMFHIYFLGSSEGLLFDVPEDPFPQALWEPLGRYLERSGVDVRTGSPVDSVRPTGGTALIVDADGTSTEYDAVVLALDVTGLQRLVEASPGLGNEAWRAGIAAQRTAPPFLVSRLWLDRPVGRSRPGFLGTSGFDGLDNVSVLDHWEGEAARWARRTGGAVVELHGYAVDESADRHAVERRLLRQLHEVYPETAEARVVDARHEWRADCPLFPVKGYLSRPTVSTPHPTLTMAGDLVRTDLPVALMERAATTGFLAANSLLARWGAAGHPLWTVPRRGRSRLLRGMSARFADLG; this is encoded by the coding sequence ATGGCAGCGCCGGGCCTGCGCCGGGTCGACGGACCGGCGCCGCGGGCAGCGGTCGTCGGAGCCGGTATCGCCGGCCTGGCGGCCACGACGGCGCTGGCCGAGAGAGGCGTCAAGGTCACGCTCCATGAGCAGGGACCCGGCCTCGGCGGCCGTCTCGCAGGCTGGCGGACCGAGCTCGCCGACGGCAGCCGGGTGACGATGAGCCGCGGCTTTCATGCCTTCTTCCGCCAGTACTACAACCTGCGCGGCCTGCTCCGCCGTGCGGACCCCTCGCTCTCCGTCCTCCGCCCGCTGCCGGACTACCCCTTGCGGCACCGCTCCGGGCTCACCGACAGCTTCGCCCATGTGCCCCGCACACCACCCTGGAGCGCGGTCGGGTTCGCCGCACTCAGCCCGACCTTCGGGTGGCGGGACCTCGCCGCCATGCGGCCGAGGGCCGCCCTCCCCCTGTTCGACGTGCGCGTGCCCGAGGTGTACGAGCGGTTCGACACCGTCAGCGCCCACGACTTCCTCGACTCGGTCGACTTCCCCCCGGCGGCGCACCACCTCGCGTTCGAGGTGTTCTCCCGCAGCTTCTTCTCCGACCCGCGGGAACTGTCCGCGGCCGAACTGCTGCTGATGTTCCACATCTACTTCCTCGGCTCCTCGGAGGGGCTGCTCTTCGACGTGCCCGAAGATCCGTTCCCGCAAGCGCTCTGGGAGCCGCTGGGCCGTTATCTCGAACGCTCGGGTGTGGACGTCCGGACCGGCTCGCCCGTCGACTCCGTCCGTCCGACGGGCGGCACGGCGCTGATCGTCGACGCCGACGGCACCTCCACCGAGTACGACGCCGTCGTCCTCGCTCTGGACGTGACGGGTCTGCAGCGACTGGTCGAGGCGTCGCCGGGACTGGGGAACGAGGCGTGGCGGGCCGGTATCGCGGCCCAGCGGACCGCGCCGCCCTTCCTGGTGTCCCGGCTGTGGCTCGACCGCCCCGTGGGCCGGTCCCGGCCCGGCTTCCTCGGCACGAGCGGCTTCGACGGCCTGGACAACGTGAGCGTGCTGGACCACTGGGAGGGGGAGGCGGCCCGCTGGGCGCGGCGCACCGGTGGCGCTGTCGTGGAACTGCACGGTTACGCGGTCGACGAGTCGGCCGACCGTCACGCCGTCGAACGGAGACTGCTGCGGCAGCTTCACGAGGTCTATCCGGAGACCGCTGAGGCCCGGGTCGTCGACGCCCGGCACGAATGGCGTGCGGACTGCCCGCTGTTCCCCGTCAAGGGCTACCTGTCCCGTCCCACGGTGAGCACTCCCCACCCCACTCTGACGATGGCCGGCGACCTGGTCCGCACCGACCTCCCGGTCGCTCTCATGGAGCGTGCCGCCACCACCGGGTTCCTCGCCGCCAACTCGCTGCTGGCCCGCTGGGGTGCGGCCGGCCACCCGCTGTGGACGGTGCCGCGCAGGGGACGTTCGCGATTGCTCCGGGGTATGTCCGCCCGGTTCGCGGACCTCGGCTGA
- a CDS encoding phytoene/squalene synthase family protein — MTRRELDAARISDPGLRAAYQHCRRLNARHGKTYFLATRLLPVHRRPAVHALYGFARWADDIVDDPARARTPEARDRQLAQLESELASGLRTGRSSEPVVQAVADTARAYAIPHEHFSDFVASMREDLTVTDYATYADLRSYMHGSAAVIGLQMLPVLGTVVPKEVAAPHAAALGVAFQLTNFLRDVGEDLDRGRVYLPADLLAAHGADRPLLEWSRATGKPDPRIRAALEAAAELTRSVYREARPGIDMLEPRARPCIRTAYTLYGGILDAIADDGYAVVQRRSVVPRRRRATVALDGLVRILTARLSPQPRPSPEHALETPPAAPAHRSPATGPGRYGA; from the coding sequence ATGACACGACGTGAACTGGACGCGGCACGGATCTCGGACCCGGGGCTGCGAGCGGCGTACCAGCACTGCCGGCGGCTCAACGCCCGTCACGGCAAGACCTACTTCCTCGCGACCCGGCTGCTGCCGGTCCACCGGCGCCCGGCCGTCCACGCGCTGTACGGTTTCGCACGCTGGGCCGACGACATCGTGGACGATCCGGCCCGCGCCCGCACTCCTGAGGCGCGTGACCGGCAGCTCGCGCAGCTGGAGAGCGAACTCGCTTCGGGGCTTCGGACCGGCCGGAGCAGCGAACCCGTCGTGCAGGCGGTGGCCGACACGGCCAGGGCCTACGCCATCCCCCACGAGCACTTCTCGGACTTCGTGGCCTCCATGCGGGAAGACCTCACGGTCACGGACTACGCCACCTACGCGGACCTCAGGTCGTACATGCACGGATCCGCCGCCGTCATCGGCCTGCAGATGCTGCCGGTGCTCGGCACCGTCGTGCCGAAGGAGGTGGCGGCACCGCACGCGGCCGCGCTGGGGGTCGCGTTCCAGCTCACCAATTTCCTGCGGGACGTGGGCGAGGACCTCGACCGCGGGCGGGTCTATCTGCCGGCCGACCTGCTCGCCGCCCATGGCGCGGATCGCCCTCTGCTGGAGTGGAGCCGCGCCACCGGCAAGCCGGACCCGCGGATCCGCGCCGCGCTCGAAGCCGCCGCTGAGCTCACCCGGAGCGTGTACCGGGAGGCCCGACCGGGCATCGACATGCTCGAGCCGCGCGCCCGGCCCTGCATCCGGACGGCGTACACGTTGTACGGCGGGATCCTCGACGCCATCGCCGACGACGGCTACGCCGTGGTGCAGCGGCGGTCGGTGGTGCCACGGAGGCGCCGCGCCACCGTGGCGCTGGACGGACTCGTACGGATTCTGACGGCACGCCTGAGCCCGCAGCCCCGGCCGTCGCCGGAGCACGCCCTCGAGACACCACCGGCCGCACCGGCACACAGGTCGCCCGCCACGGGCCCGGGGAGGTACGGAGCATGA
- a CDS encoding phytoene desaturase, translating to MKTVPGRTDRVVVVGAGLSGLAAALHLLGSGRQVTVVERSDQAGGRAGRARLGGYLLDTGPTVLTMPHLADEAFAAVGDSLADRVELVALHPAYRAQFADGSGLDVHTDGEAMAEEVRAFAGPAEAAGYLRLRHWLRSLYEAQMRRFIDTNFDSPFQLLHPDLARLAALRGFGRLDAQIGRYVKDPRLRRVFSFQSLYAGVPPARALAAYAVIAYMDTVAGVYFPKGGMHALPVAMADAARDAGAEFRHGTEVTKLEMSAGRVTSVRLGDGERLPCDAVVLTPDLPVVYRLLGRTPRRPVRLTHSPSAVILHAGTRRSWPGLDHHTISFGHAWERTFDEITRTGQLMSDPSLLITRPTAHEPRLAPEGRHLHYVLAPCPNTTVGPSADEWRSLAPRYRDSIVSLLEKRGLDGFGDAIEEEQLITPADWTAQGHAAGTPFSAAHTFAQTGPFRPRNLVAGVENAVLAGCGTTPGVGVPTVLVSGKLAASRISGQ from the coding sequence ATGAAAACCGTTCCCGGTCGCACCGACCGCGTGGTCGTCGTCGGTGCCGGGCTGTCCGGCCTCGCCGCCGCACTGCACCTGCTGGGCAGCGGCCGCCAGGTCACCGTGGTGGAAAGGTCGGACCAGGCCGGGGGCCGGGCGGGACGCGCGCGGCTGGGCGGCTATCTCCTGGACACGGGTCCGACGGTGCTCACGATGCCGCACCTCGCCGACGAGGCGTTCGCCGCGGTGGGCGACTCGCTCGCGGACCGGGTCGAGCTCGTCGCCCTGCACCCCGCCTACCGTGCACAGTTCGCCGACGGCTCGGGCCTCGACGTGCACACGGACGGGGAGGCGATGGCCGAGGAGGTCCGCGCCTTCGCGGGTCCGGCCGAGGCCGCCGGCTACCTGAGGCTCCGGCACTGGCTGCGGTCGCTCTACGAAGCACAGATGCGACGGTTCATCGACACGAACTTCGACTCGCCCTTCCAGTTGCTGCACCCCGATCTGGCGCGGCTGGCCGCCCTGCGCGGCTTCGGCCGGCTGGACGCGCAGATCGGCCGGTACGTCAAGGACCCCAGGCTGCGCAGGGTCTTCTCGTTCCAGTCGCTCTACGCGGGCGTGCCACCCGCCCGGGCGCTCGCCGCCTACGCCGTCATCGCCTACATGGACACGGTCGCCGGCGTGTACTTCCCCAAGGGGGGCATGCACGCGCTGCCCGTGGCGATGGCGGACGCCGCCCGCGACGCCGGAGCCGAGTTCCGCCACGGCACCGAGGTCACGAAGCTCGAGATGTCCGCCGGACGCGTCACCTCTGTGCGCCTCGGCGACGGTGAGCGGCTGCCGTGCGACGCGGTGGTCCTCACACCCGATCTGCCCGTCGTCTACCGCCTGTTGGGCCGCACACCGCGCCGGCCGGTACGGCTGACCCACTCCCCCTCCGCGGTGATTCTCCACGCGGGGACCCGCCGCAGCTGGCCGGGCCTGGACCATCACACCATCTCGTTCGGACACGCCTGGGAACGGACGTTCGACGAGATCACCCGCACAGGGCAGCTCATGAGCGATCCGTCGCTGCTCATCACCCGGCCCACGGCCCACGAGCCGCGGCTGGCGCCCGAGGGCCGGCATCTGCATTACGTGCTCGCGCCCTGCCCCAACACGACCGTCGGCCCGTCGGCGGACGAATGGCGTTCGCTGGCCCCCCGTTACCGCGACAGCATCGTCAGTCTGCTGGAGAAGCGCGGTCTGGACGGGTTCGGCGACGCGATCGAGGAGGAGCAGTTGATCACCCCCGCCGACTGGACGGCACAGGGGCACGCGGCGGGAACACCGTTCTCCGCGGCCCACACCTTCGCGCAGACCGGCCCGTTCCGGCCACGCAACCTGGTCGCCGGCGTCGAGAACGCCGTACTGGCCGGCTGCGGAACGACTCCGGGCGTAGGCGTACCCACCGTGCTCGTCAGCGGCAAGCTGGCGGCGTCCCGCATCAGCGGACAGTGA
- a CDS encoding class I SAM-dependent methyltransferase, which produces MTLMRDADLAEAFDHAAPGYDRLVGLNAGYHADLRRSARRLRLPGGGAGRHILDIGCGTGASTAALLRAAPLARITAVDASAGMLERAAAKHWPAGVTFVHSPVERLAAAGVTGPFDAVFAGYLFRNVADPDAVLAAVHSALRPGGRLAIHEYSLSGSAGHRALWSAVCRAVIIPAGTVTGDRDLYRYLHRSVLEFDTVPAFAARLDAAGFKDVRALPVPGWQTGIVHTFLGRRAQPGPGHREAGAR; this is translated from the coding sequence ATGACGCTGATGCGCGATGCGGATCTGGCAGAGGCCTTCGACCATGCCGCCCCGGGGTACGACCGACTCGTCGGCCTCAACGCCGGCTACCACGCGGACCTCAGACGGTCGGCCCGGCGGCTTCGCCTGCCCGGCGGCGGCGCGGGCCGGCACATCCTCGACATCGGCTGCGGGACGGGAGCCTCGACGGCGGCCTTGCTGCGAGCGGCCCCGCTCGCCCGGATCACCGCCGTCGACGCCTCCGCCGGCATGCTCGAAAGGGCAGCGGCCAAACACTGGCCCGCCGGAGTGACCTTCGTGCACTCGCCGGTGGAGCGCCTGGCCGCCGCCGGCGTCACGGGGCCCTTCGACGCCGTCTTCGCCGGCTACCTGTTCCGTAACGTGGCCGACCCCGACGCCGTGCTGGCCGCTGTCCACTCGGCTCTGCGCCCCGGCGGCAGACTCGCGATTCACGAATACTCCCTGAGCGGGTCGGCCGGACACCGGGCTCTCTGGTCGGCCGTGTGCCGGGCGGTCATCATCCCGGCCGGCACCGTCACCGGCGACAGGGACCTGTACCGCTACCTCCACCGCAGTGTGCTGGAGTTCGACACCGTGCCCGCCTTCGCGGCCCGGCTCGACGCCGCCGGATTCAAGGACGTCCGCGCGTTGCCGGTCCCCGGATGGCAGACCGGCATCGTCCACACGTTCCTGGGCCGTCGCGCCCAACCCGGCCCGGGGCACCGCGAGGCAGGGGCCCGATGA
- a CDS encoding polyprenyl synthetase family protein, which yields MLGIQATEDDMGTTGEEGLPRRGTSPARPGPSVVDAVEAVLRDHLGERMDEARQTDAVFAEEVAGRVRDIALRGGKRLRAQFLWWGWRACGGPAEGPETENVLHVAAALELIQTCAVVHDDVMDRSSTRRGARAVHEDFAQQHSAAGMSGCPASFGTAGAVLAGDLALAWADDLLTATALASRQGARLQREWRAMRSEMVAGQYLDIRAAATGSTAVDQAVRIACLKSALYTVERPLALGAALAGASDRTTDVLRSAGRSAGIAFQLRDDLLGVFGDPRRTGKPADDDLRDKKLTYLRAVALRLADESGDAAAAAALRAPGATLTDAQIREARGALESTGARRVVEARVGRLVHASERRLAALPGEPAAVVALGSLIRTAAGPASPHEEDAP from the coding sequence ATGCTCGGTATCCAGGCGACCGAGGACGACATGGGCACAACCGGCGAAGAAGGCCTGCCCCGCAGAGGCACTTCCCCGGCGCGGCCCGGTCCTTCCGTGGTCGACGCCGTAGAGGCCGTTCTCCGCGATCACCTGGGCGAGCGCATGGATGAGGCCCGGCAGACCGACGCGGTCTTCGCCGAGGAAGTCGCCGGGCGCGTGCGCGACATCGCCCTGCGCGGCGGCAAGCGCCTTCGGGCGCAGTTCCTCTGGTGGGGGTGGCGGGCCTGCGGCGGCCCGGCCGAGGGCCCGGAGACGGAGAACGTGCTGCACGTCGCCGCGGCGCTGGAGCTGATCCAGACGTGCGCCGTGGTCCATGACGACGTGATGGACCGCTCATCGACGCGCCGCGGCGCCCGCGCCGTCCACGAGGACTTCGCACAGCAACACTCCGCGGCAGGCATGTCGGGGTGCCCCGCGTCCTTCGGGACCGCCGGGGCCGTCCTCGCCGGGGATCTGGCTCTCGCCTGGGCCGACGATCTGCTGACCGCCACCGCGCTGGCGTCGAGGCAGGGCGCCCGCCTTCAGCGGGAATGGCGCGCCATGCGGTCGGAGATGGTCGCGGGCCAGTACCTCGACATACGCGCGGCGGCCACCGGCTCCACGGCGGTGGACCAGGCCGTCCGTATCGCCTGTCTCAAGAGCGCGCTCTACACCGTCGAGCGTCCCCTCGCACTCGGCGCCGCCCTCGCCGGAGCCTCCGACCGTACGACGGACGTCCTGCGGTCGGCCGGCCGGTCCGCCGGCATCGCCTTCCAGCTCAGGGACGACCTCCTCGGTGTGTTCGGCGATCCACGGCGTACGGGCAAGCCTGCCGACGACGACCTGCGGGACAAGAAGCTGACCTACCTGCGCGCCGTCGCCCTGCGGCTGGCGGACGAGTCCGGGGACGCGGCGGCCGCCGCGGCCCTGAGAGCGCCCGGTGCGACGCTGACGGACGCTCAGATTCGTGAGGCGCGGGGCGCCCTGGAGAGCACGGGTGCCCGGCGGGTCGTGGAAGCGAGGGTCGGTCGGCTGGTCCACGCAAGTGAACGCCGCCTGGCCGCGCTGCCCGGTGAGCCGGCCGCGGTCGTGGCGCTCGGCAGTCTGATCCGTACAGCGGCGGGACCGGCCTCGCCGCACGAGGAGGACGCTCCATGA